The following DNA comes from Vigna radiata var. radiata cultivar VC1973A chromosome 4, Vradiata_ver6, whole genome shotgun sequence.
TATTACactcttctattttattatcaaatatattttatattattatcatttattattatttgcagcTGAAAAAGACTTTATTCGGACAAACttattgcaaaaataattttaaaataattaattttgtttgaatattacaagtaagttttatataaaaaagaatatatataaaattatttttaaatgatcataaattaaaattctttagattcatgaacaaaattcgttttcagaaaaaaatatattttatttaaacccAGTTGATAcctaaaataaatgaaattgaaaaataaaaataaaaataactagcATGGAGAAACatatatgtttaaatgttgttgtgataacattttattttattctacaaATAGttcatttgaaaatattttaattgattttagcAATATTTCAATTCAAGTAACCTAACCGTTATTCGTATTTAATCAGAAGAATAATTTTTGAAgtcaaactaatttaatttattactgACATTTTCATAGTGACGTtgaatcatttattttatttactttctcaGCTTCTGTCTTCACGTAATCCTTTTTTTCCTTAATCAACTTGTTACTTTctcttttaaatctttaattgatttttaacatattttatttctcttattatttcttatggatttttattttttagctaTTCTTTCTAGCTTCCCTCTActaattcttattatattactttgatttttaatatttactttttttagtttgttggaatcaaatctaaatttaaaaccTATTGACATTAAAATCATCTATTGACATTCTAACAAgtgttttatgtttattttgtacttatttttattttgctaaTTGTTCTTGTTAAAAAGAAATCTCTAAAGATTAATGGGAAATcttgaaataatcaattttacCAACAGTTTTTTATTTACCACACACAATGTTAAACTTCTCCACACTGAACTTATTAAAggataaatttatgttttatttaaagatCTTATtgccatttttaaaaaataaagtaatgcatttatataataaataaaaaacacatatactgcataatagtataaaaatattgcAATTACTAAtgagtttatttgaattatccAAACTTATTTTCtgtcaattatttaaaaaaaaaaggaattacCTCTAAATCCTAATTTCTACATTGTATCTTTTATGCTGAAGATACTTTTGAAAGCCTTGCACCAGTGATCCAAACATTCACTAAGACAAAGCATGACTGTTTGGAACATTATTTGCAACAGATAGAATTCTTTCTAATAATCAATCTCAATCCAATCGAAGGATAATTTCTTTAATAGTACAAATGAAAGAGAGTCGAGTAAATGAACTAATCACAACAAATCCAACAACTAAGTAactgaaattttaaaacactaacTTGAAAACACAATCTTTGCAGTTGGGAAATACAAGGACAAATACATGCTCCCACTTCTAAACTCATCAAAATAACTATAGCACCCATATAAGGGCAACACCCTCTAACCcaagattcaatttttttttcatgaaccACAGCAAGCAGATTTTTGAGCAGCTAGACCCCCGCTGGCAGCCTCTGGTTGGTTAATCTTGATAGTCTGAGGCTGAACCACAAACAAGATATTATCATCATTCAGGATTATGTAAGAAACAACAATTCCATGCACTTTCTTCAAAAGTTAGAATTCAAACTCCCCAGATATTTCAATGGTGAGGTGAGTTTagaaaaacaagaatttgatgatGGAAATCTGTCTTTcagaaaagaatataaattgtgttaaaatgaaagacaaaaatgtaaaataccTCGGACTTAGAATCTGTGTCAGCAAGCCTTTGCTTAATATCTCTTGCTATTGAAAAGAAAACCTCTTCCACATTCATGTTTGTCTTTGCACTCTGCAAGAGATCTCCCAATATAAATACAATGaagtacaatattttattaCGTGAAAATGTTATTGTCAAACAAGCTCAACTCACGGTTTCGAAAAACTTGATACCATACTCATCAGCAAGAGCTTGACCTTTGGAGGTAGGCACGGCCTAGAGGAGAAAAAAGACCCTTTGTTTGAATACATGGAATATAGACAACATTAATTTAAAGAGATAAACACAGAGAATGTTCAATGTCATAGCACTATAGCAGGGAACAAATATGGCTTGAGCAGAGCCAATCATATATCATCTGCTCCAGCCAACCAAGTTGTTAGATTAGAAGTAGATAGAAAAGGAGCCTCCGAGGTACACACCCTTTTACTTTCATCCATATCAGCCTTGTTGCCCACAAGTATCTTGTTTACATTGTCAGAAGCATGTTGTTCAATGTTGCGAATCCAATTCCTAATATCTTAACAGATAGAAGAAAGATATATTAGAAATGAAAGgaatgaagaatggaaaaaagaaacttaaccatgaaaaaagaataatttgtcCTCATAATTCAACCTAAATAGTGAGAAAGACAGTCCAAGTGAACAAGAGAATGGGGGAAGAAGAggggagaaagaagaaaacacatTTTGAAGGGTCAGCTGCAGCTTAAAAGTAGTATATGTGAAATATTCTCATTCGTATATTGGTCCATAAATAAGTACACAAAAATATCAGAAGAATTTGAATGTGAAGGATATTACTATTGAAAGATGCCTCATCAGTGACATCATAAACGAGCAAAATGCCCATGGCTCCACGGTAATAAGCTGCAAAATCAAGCAGCATTGTAagaaatttttctttcataaaaaaatatgaaggaTGAAATTAAAATAGGACATTCATCCAAACTTAAATGATAGTAAATTCTGATCAAATTTATTAGGCAAATAAGTCAGCCAGCCTATTAAACTAAAGTACTCTATGTTCTATTTATGCACAAAGGAAGCTCACGTTGACTTTAACTTTATGGGTTACGAAATGCCACTAAACTTCTATGCCTCCTTTATATAAACTGAAATTGAAATGCGTTTAAGCTTCAAACATATTCAATTAGCTAGGTTGCAAAAGTCAAAACAAATACCTGTAGTAATAGTTCGAAATCGTTCCTGACCAGCTGTATCCCAGATTTGTAACTTAATGCGTTTGCCATCAAGTTCAATGGTTCTTATCTTAAAATCAATGCTGCCAAATTCGTACATAACATGGTTTTATCCaccaacaaaaatatatatattagctTCCGTGAAATAGAGAGTTTGCAGATAATAAGCTACAGACTAAATTGATACCCCTGACATTAGAGAATGGCGTATTAGGTATGATGTTTGATAAGTATGACATGCAGCATGAAGTCTAGACATTTCAGTATAAGTGAATTGGGACAAATATTCCAGGAAGTCTTATTAATTACTTGGAAGACAATATAGTCAAATAGGACAATATTGTAGGCAGCTTTATTAATTACTTGGACTAAAATATTGTCACTGCCGATTGGAAACATTGATACAAGACTCTCAGATAACACATGACAGTAACCGGCAGATCCTACAGCATTTTCACAAGAATAAGAATAAACCAGCAGATACTAACCCAATGGTGGTGATAAAGCTGGTCGTGAAGGAACCATCAGAAAAACGCAAAAGCAGACAACTTTTCCCAACACCTGCAATTGTTACAAGATAGCTAtcaaaagaagataaaatgcTCAGgtgaaatacaaaaaagaaaaaacaagacaCCAGATCTATATGCCCACACTCAAATgcataaatacataaaaacaaatttcaatatgCATATTTGTATATTTGGAGTGCAttgttcaaataaattttatattttggagaGGCTATAATATTGAATGGACCTTCACTTGTGGGATGTTTCACTTTGCACACTGATCAACCTGCTTTCGTACActtttaccttttaaaatacaaaattaaaaattttaacattccAAAATAACTACCAACCGACCAGATTTCAAGAGTTCTTtagatttcaaatttaaaatactacCCCTCATCTCCTGCGACTTATTTTATGTATTAGTTTTACTAATCCAAGATGACAACATACATggacatttatatttatttatattttatgggTTAATTTACATCCATCACATAAATATATCTACATAACCAGATAATGATCAATGCTACCATGGTGATTTCAGGGATTACTAAACTTCATAGGATTCTATCAAAAGGCagattttcaataaaacaaCTTAGAGTAAGTAGTTTATCCAATCATATTAGGTATCTTTCTTGAATTTGAGCCCTCATTCTGGGTGGAGTGACTCACAAAACACAAGTTACAAAAATAANCCTGTTTACTAAACACTactaataaacttaaataacttttaaNTAANTAAATATCTAGAAGTTAATTTAAAATGCTTGCCAAACATACTCAGTTTGTACAATGGAAATTATAGGAAACTATAGTATCTCACAGACACATTTAACACATGTAGCACATGCTCGGTGCTCACCTAGTTAAGTTCGCAGCACCTGTCATAATTTATCACACTGAATATTATAGTAGTATAGACTCGAAGCACACCTTTAGTGCAAACTGTAAAcctattattataaaaatcattcgTCAGCCATACTATAGTCTGCANGCTAGCCATTACCACATCAAGcatatcatttataaataaaacatatattattggAACCCCTTCTTTCTCCGTAGTCTTCCAACAAAGTTTCTCAGAGCACCCTAAAACAACGGCAGTTTTTCTAGATCAATGATGCAGGCTTTCTTGTTTCattatgtataattaaattaaatccaaCAACAGGCATATAACCTNTGCGATTGAGTTTCCTGGCATAAAAACCAAACTAGTACAAAAGTGTGTNGTCTTTAAACATTATTTAGGACTATCTCATTGCACAACTTTGGACCTGTTAGATATACTCCTCCATGAGCACATGtagaagaaaacaacaaaataaaatgacttaaaaTTATTCCANAAATCAAAATCAACTAATGCACTGAAAACTCATTTAACTTCTACAGAAACTGATTTTAACTTACCTTACGTTATATTTAACTTAGGGAAAAACTTACTTCATTTTAACTGTTCTCATAAGTGTTTAATATGCATATCAAGCTATAACTTTACCCCGTACACACTTGCAAAACTTCACTGCCTATATCATCAAGTGCCATCGCTTTTTCTTAGATATTGTCAAATATAGCAATCACGTGTCAAAAGAAATGATGCTTCAAGCTCTCAACAACATAAGCCCACATCACATTTAACAACCAAATTCCgaaataaacaaacaagaaGCTTAACCATACAACAGCTCTCAATCCAAGTAAAAACCAGAATCATAATTCAGAACCAGCAATGAAGCATCTCCAAAACAACCCACCACCAACCCTTTGGCTCTAGAAACAAAACACCCAAACCCcacaaaaaaaaggaaaaaaaaaacactaagaTCTGAAATCTGAAATAAACCCATTTTGTCGTTTTCTTGATTTTACAGAGACAGAGAGACAAAGAGGAGGCACGATATAACTAACCGCTGTCGCCAATAAGAAGAAGCTTGATGAGGTAATCGTAATCGGCACGTGCCCTCGCAGGTGGTGCTGCCATCGGTGACcacacaataacaacaacaacacacgcaaattcactcaaaaagatcctctctttctctcactATCTTTCTCTTTGTGGAGATAAGTATCGAGAAAACGAAAAGGGTATGCGAGATCGAAGAGAGGATCCAAATGGGTttggttgtgttgtgttgttctgcttttggttttggttttgagaGAGTTTTgggtttcttttctttgtttctttctctcCGCGTATGCTGCGTGGCCCTCTCTCTCTACACTGTCATCAGTTTCCgttaacattaaataaaatatattatttgtatttgtattttgtaatttaagtttttcaaataGAAATTTATGAACGTATGTCCaagctaataataataattttttccctaatataaaaattgaaatataatttttgaaaatatttggataATTAATAGTGCTAATAATTGAACTTGTCAACCATCATTAACAACTGATAATGTTGATTCCAATTGCCAATGGTGACCAAGATAGTGCTAATTTGattagattaagaaaataatttagcaaatgctaaaataataattgtcaTGACAGTGATGTGgattgattgattatgtgatgaAAAAGACTAATTAATCTAAACATGATAAagtaaacataatataaaaatgtgaaaatataaaacaaacaatatttttcaaaagtcaaTTTTAGATGAGAGTTCTtctttctagaaaaaaaaaattatcagtgaaagttttttttttttttaataaaacatgttaatGAGTTCTTAGAATTCCCTTTAAATAgtaatttaataagtttttctCTTGCATCTTGTTTGTTCATTGAGAATAATAAATGAAGTACACCTCTAAAATCAATAAAGCCCAATAATTGCAACAAAGATAAGAATCAATCACGGAGTTGTTTTCTAACAAGACTTTGTCTGCTTTTCATTTTGTCAAAAATattccttttaaaataatttctgaaaatgtatttttttccttctactGTTTAACTTTTAGAATGTTAAAATTACATCATGATAAGTAAATTTCAggatatattttttcattatttatatattccaaaatataattttaagattccgaaaactaaattagaaaatatgttGACACAATGAAAGTGTTTGAACAATTAAATTGATGTTATAAAGAATAATGTTTAGATACTTTCTAATAAACATGTAGGAACACGTCTTTTTGGTCCAAAGAAACAGTATTTGTGCTAATTTGAAAGTTGTCATCTTcctttaacctttttttttatgcagacaaagtgtttaaaagaatatgttgttagtatttttctgtaatttgaaacataaataaacgtgccaaagaaaaaaaactatgcCATAAAACAAGTTTCCATGTCTTGTGGCATCAAATTAATCAAAGAATGATGAGCATTCCTTCATTGATATTTGCCACAATGAAGGAGGAAAAAGTTGAAGAGATAATATCACATTCATACTCGACACGAATCTTATTCTAAGACTTCGAAAACTTTTAGTTGAACAACActttaaaaatgcaaatgcaagaATAGATAGGTTCAGTTTTATGATGTTGTGTACATGAGTTTAAATCAGACCAGGTTTAGAACATTTACACATGGCAAAATGGTACCTA
Coding sequences within:
- the LOC106759247 gene encoding ras-related protein RABE1c-like; this encodes MAAPPARARADYDYLIKLLLIGDSGVGKSCLLLRFSDGSFTTSFITTIGIDFKIRTIELDGKRIKLQIWDTAGQERFRTITTAYYRGAMGILLVYDVTDEASFNNIRNWIRNIEQHASDNVNKILVGNKADMDESKRAVPTSKGQALADEYGIKFFETSAKTNMNVEEVFFSIARDIKQRLADTDSKSEPQTIKINQPEAASGGLAAQKSACCGS